The following are encoded in a window of Plectropomus leopardus isolate mb chromosome 23, YSFRI_Pleo_2.0, whole genome shotgun sequence genomic DNA:
- the mfsd8 gene encoding major facilitator superfamily domain-containing protein 8 isoform X1, which produces MSHLADCDDTTPLLRDDASSDDSQDEDYRSRWRSIRVMYFTMFLSSVGFTIVITSLWPYLQKIDDSANASFLGWVVAAYSLGQMLASPLFGLWSNYRPRREPLVCSIIINLSANIYYAYAYLPRTNNKYHMLMSRAFVGFGAGNVAVVRSYVAGATSLKERTSAMANMSACQALGFILGPALQACLSFIGERGVTVRVIDLQLNMYTAPALLAAAFGLINILLVVLVLREHRVDDDGRHIRAINYTSEDRDDISEETEETIDQVAVLTSNILFFIVMFIFAVFETIATPLSMDMFAWTRKEAVLYNGIIICGIGFESILVFLLVKVASQRFGDRPVLLAGLAIIFCGFFILLPWGNHYPKIQWADLKNNSLVSQMSKAVTASNSSVEPTGCPYEQTWCQYTPAISLAQYISSDFLIGVGYPACNVMSYTLYSKILGPKPQGVYMGWLTASGSGARTLGPVFVSQAYTMLGPRWAFSLICGMVVGAIILLSSVYHRLIAFSVRHGRIIE; this is translated from the exons atgtcccatCTTGCTGACTGTGACGATACCACTCCGTTGCTCAGGGACGATGCAAGCAG TGATGACTCTCAGGATGAAGATTACAGGAGTCGGTGGAGGTCTATCCGAGTCATGTACTTCACCATGTTTCTCAGCAGTGTAG GTTTCACTATTGTCATCACATCATTGTGGCCCTATTTGCAAAAG ATTGATGACAGTGCCAATGCCAGCTTCTTGGGATGGGTGGTGGCAGCCTACAGTCTCGGTCAGATGTTGGCTTCACCTCTTTTTGGCCTTTGGTCCAACTACCGGCCACGTAGGGAGCCGCTGGTGTGCTCTATTATCATCAACCTGTCAGCCAATATCTACTACGCCTACGCTTACCTTCCCAGAACCAACAACAAGTACCACATGCTCATGTCAAGAGCCTTTGTGGGCTTTGGAGCAG GTAATGTTGCTGTGGTGAGGTCCTATGTTGCTGGAGCTACATCACTGAAGGAGAGGACCAGTGCCATGGCAAACATGAGTGCCTGTCAGGCCCTGGGTTTCATCCTGGGACCAG CTCTGCAGGCATGCCTATCATTCATTGGTGAGCGTGGCGTCACGGTGAGGGTCATAGACCTGCAGCTCAACATGTACACCGCTCCGGCTTTACTGGCTGCAGCTTTCGGCCTCATCAACATCCTGCTGGTTGTTTTGGTGCTGAG AGAGCACCGTGTTGATGATGATGGAAGACACATTCGAGCCATCAACTACACCTCTGAAG ATAGAGATGACATTAGTGAAGAAACTGAGGAGACCATTGATCAGGTGGCAGTCCTGACTTCCAACATCCTCTTCTTCATCGTCATGTTCATCTTCGCTGTCTTTGAGAC aATTGCCACGCCTCTGTCCATGGACATGTTCGCCTGGACAAGAAAAGAAGCCGTGTTATACAATGGCATCATCATCTGTGGCATTGGCTTTGAATCCATACTGGTGTTTCTACTTGTAAAAGTGGCCTCTCAAAG GTTCGGGGATCGTCCTGTGTTGCTAGCAGGCTTGGCCATTATTTTCTGTGGCTTCTTTATTCTGCTTCCATGGGGAAATCATTACCCTAAAATCCAGTGGGCAG ACCTCAAAAACAACTCTTTAGTCAGTCAGATGTCTAAAGCTGTGACAGCCTCCAACAGCTCTGTGGAGCCAACCGGCTGCCCGTACGAACAGACCTGGTGCCAGTACACGCCTGCCATCAGCCTGGCCCAGTACATCTCATCTGACTTCCTCATCGGGGTGGGATACCCAGCCTGCAACGTGATGTCCTACACACTGTATTCCAAAATCCTCGGCCCCAAACCTCAG GGTGTGTACATGGGCTGGTTGACAGCCTCGGGGAGCGGTGCGCGGACATTGGGTCCAGTGTTTGTCTCCCAGGCCTACACCATGCTGGGACCCCGCTGGGCCTTCAGCCTCATCTGTGGTATGGTGGTGGGGGCCATCATCCTCCTCAGCTCAGTTTACCACagactcattgccttttctgtACGCCACGGGAGGATAATAGAATAA
- the mfsd8 gene encoding major facilitator superfamily domain-containing protein 8 isoform X3, producing MSHLADCDDTTPLLRDDASSDDSQDEDYRSRWRSIRVMYFTMFLSSVGFTIVITSLWPYLQKIDDSANASFLGWVVAAYSLGQMLASPLFGLWSNYRPRREPLVCSIIINLSANIYYAYAYLPRTNNKYHMLMSRAFVGFGAGNVAVVRSYVAGATSLKERTSAMANMSACQALGFILGPALQACLSFIGERGVTVRVIDLQLNMYTAPALLAAAFGLINILLVVLVLREHRVDDDGRHIRAINYTSEDRDDISEETEETIDQVAVLTSNILFFIVMFIFAVFETIATPLSMDMFAWTRKEAVLYNGIIICGIGFESILVFLLVKVASQRFGDRPVLLAGLAIIFCGFFILLPWGNHYPKIQWADLKNNSLVSQMSKAVTASNSSVEPTGCPYEQTWCQYTPAISLAQYISSDFLIGVGYPACNVMSYTLYSKILGPKPQCYTKWI from the exons atgtcccatCTTGCTGACTGTGACGATACCACTCCGTTGCTCAGGGACGATGCAAGCAG TGATGACTCTCAGGATGAAGATTACAGGAGTCGGTGGAGGTCTATCCGAGTCATGTACTTCACCATGTTTCTCAGCAGTGTAG GTTTCACTATTGTCATCACATCATTGTGGCCCTATTTGCAAAAG ATTGATGACAGTGCCAATGCCAGCTTCTTGGGATGGGTGGTGGCAGCCTACAGTCTCGGTCAGATGTTGGCTTCACCTCTTTTTGGCCTTTGGTCCAACTACCGGCCACGTAGGGAGCCGCTGGTGTGCTCTATTATCATCAACCTGTCAGCCAATATCTACTACGCCTACGCTTACCTTCCCAGAACCAACAACAAGTACCACATGCTCATGTCAAGAGCCTTTGTGGGCTTTGGAGCAG GTAATGTTGCTGTGGTGAGGTCCTATGTTGCTGGAGCTACATCACTGAAGGAGAGGACCAGTGCCATGGCAAACATGAGTGCCTGTCAGGCCCTGGGTTTCATCCTGGGACCAG CTCTGCAGGCATGCCTATCATTCATTGGTGAGCGTGGCGTCACGGTGAGGGTCATAGACCTGCAGCTCAACATGTACACCGCTCCGGCTTTACTGGCTGCAGCTTTCGGCCTCATCAACATCCTGCTGGTTGTTTTGGTGCTGAG AGAGCACCGTGTTGATGATGATGGAAGACACATTCGAGCCATCAACTACACCTCTGAAG ATAGAGATGACATTAGTGAAGAAACTGAGGAGACCATTGATCAGGTGGCAGTCCTGACTTCCAACATCCTCTTCTTCATCGTCATGTTCATCTTCGCTGTCTTTGAGAC aATTGCCACGCCTCTGTCCATGGACATGTTCGCCTGGACAAGAAAAGAAGCCGTGTTATACAATGGCATCATCATCTGTGGCATTGGCTTTGAATCCATACTGGTGTTTCTACTTGTAAAAGTGGCCTCTCAAAG GTTCGGGGATCGTCCTGTGTTGCTAGCAGGCTTGGCCATTATTTTCTGTGGCTTCTTTATTCTGCTTCCATGGGGAAATCATTACCCTAAAATCCAGTGGGCAG ACCTCAAAAACAACTCTTTAGTCAGTCAGATGTCTAAAGCTGTGACAGCCTCCAACAGCTCTGTGGAGCCAACCGGCTGCCCGTACGAACAGACCTGGTGCCAGTACACGCCTGCCATCAGCCTGGCCCAGTACATCTCATCTGACTTCCTCATCGGGGTGGGATACCCAGCCTGCAACGTGATGTCCTACACACTGTATTCCAAAATCCTCGGCCCCAAACCTCAG TGCTACACTAAGTGGATCtga
- the mfsd8 gene encoding major facilitator superfamily domain-containing protein 8 isoform X2, whose amino-acid sequence MSHLADCDDTTPLLRDDASSDDSQDEDYRSRWRSIRVMYFTMFLSSVGFTIVITSLWPYLQKIDDSANASFLGWVVAAYSLGQMLASPLFGLWSNYRPRREPLVCSIIINLSANIYYAYAYLPRTNNKYHMLMSRAFVGFGAGNVAVVRSYVAGATSLKERTSAMANMSACQALGFILGPALQACLSFIGERGVTVRVIDLQLNMYTAPALLAAAFGLINILLVVLVLREHRVDDDGRHIRAINYTSEDRDDISEETEETIDQVAVLTSNILFFIVMFIFAVFETIATPLSMDMFAWTRKEAVLYNGIIICGIGFESILVFLLVKVASQRFGDRPVLLAGLAIIFCGFFILLPWGNHYPKIQWADLKNNSLVSQMSKAVTASNSSVEPTGCPYEQTWCQYTPAISLAQYISSDFLIGVGYPACNVMSYTLYSKILGPKPQCSVLLLQCYTKWI is encoded by the exons atgtcccatCTTGCTGACTGTGACGATACCACTCCGTTGCTCAGGGACGATGCAAGCAG TGATGACTCTCAGGATGAAGATTACAGGAGTCGGTGGAGGTCTATCCGAGTCATGTACTTCACCATGTTTCTCAGCAGTGTAG GTTTCACTATTGTCATCACATCATTGTGGCCCTATTTGCAAAAG ATTGATGACAGTGCCAATGCCAGCTTCTTGGGATGGGTGGTGGCAGCCTACAGTCTCGGTCAGATGTTGGCTTCACCTCTTTTTGGCCTTTGGTCCAACTACCGGCCACGTAGGGAGCCGCTGGTGTGCTCTATTATCATCAACCTGTCAGCCAATATCTACTACGCCTACGCTTACCTTCCCAGAACCAACAACAAGTACCACATGCTCATGTCAAGAGCCTTTGTGGGCTTTGGAGCAG GTAATGTTGCTGTGGTGAGGTCCTATGTTGCTGGAGCTACATCACTGAAGGAGAGGACCAGTGCCATGGCAAACATGAGTGCCTGTCAGGCCCTGGGTTTCATCCTGGGACCAG CTCTGCAGGCATGCCTATCATTCATTGGTGAGCGTGGCGTCACGGTGAGGGTCATAGACCTGCAGCTCAACATGTACACCGCTCCGGCTTTACTGGCTGCAGCTTTCGGCCTCATCAACATCCTGCTGGTTGTTTTGGTGCTGAG AGAGCACCGTGTTGATGATGATGGAAGACACATTCGAGCCATCAACTACACCTCTGAAG ATAGAGATGACATTAGTGAAGAAACTGAGGAGACCATTGATCAGGTGGCAGTCCTGACTTCCAACATCCTCTTCTTCATCGTCATGTTCATCTTCGCTGTCTTTGAGAC aATTGCCACGCCTCTGTCCATGGACATGTTCGCCTGGACAAGAAAAGAAGCCGTGTTATACAATGGCATCATCATCTGTGGCATTGGCTTTGAATCCATACTGGTGTTTCTACTTGTAAAAGTGGCCTCTCAAAG GTTCGGGGATCGTCCTGTGTTGCTAGCAGGCTTGGCCATTATTTTCTGTGGCTTCTTTATTCTGCTTCCATGGGGAAATCATTACCCTAAAATCCAGTGGGCAG ACCTCAAAAACAACTCTTTAGTCAGTCAGATGTCTAAAGCTGTGACAGCCTCCAACAGCTCTGTGGAGCCAACCGGCTGCCCGTACGAACAGACCTGGTGCCAGTACACGCCTGCCATCAGCCTGGCCCAGTACATCTCATCTGACTTCCTCATCGGGGTGGGATACCCAGCCTGCAACGTGATGTCCTACACACTGTATTCCAAAATCCTCGGCCCCAAACCTCAG TGTTCTGTGCTTTTATTACAGTGCTACACTAAGTGGATCtga
- the LOC121961903 gene encoding butyrophilin subfamily 2 member A2-like, translating to MGSPMVNLCLMVSLYASLCGAAPVSDSLEVSSTPVSAYRGHTATLPCWLNPPQNAEGLEVRWYRGDHFDSPIMFYRGRKFEDTSKEASYVGRVSFDLKDAASGGLTAGDVSLKLKNVTIEDAGDYTCYISSDQSYDRASVRLIVTEMGTTPLLSVVWKEDNMANVSCESKGWYPKPSLSWLDKEQVLTSKSLTYSKDSSGLLSVHSWLLISGSTEVSCSVVVSNEEAKEARLRLAKLPQPGSGSSVGGWVAFALLLTAMLVLLGVLYFRKRGKKAKSGSDHSEENRNLLPKEMVQPTKLSAAREYYVNVTLDKVENAYLMIRDDRKVRDVCVDFPDGQQATNLTVKGTPGFSSGQHYWEVSLGSPKLGLKQSWWVGVTCAADISKMSDFPPTTSNGFWILSSSPDMADSFQFSTDPQVLLPVYSRPQTVGVYLNYDSGELSFYNVENEHLIGTLKATFRGEVFPVFNPGIGDKAPMEILHRKEQGQANNMENAVDSTA from the exons atGG GTTCACCGATGGTAAATTTGTGCCTTATGGTTTCTCTTTACGCATCGCTGTGTGGTGCTGCTCCCG TTTCAGATAGCCTTGAAGTTTCAAGCACCCCAGTGTCAGCGTACCGTGGCCACACAGCAACATTACCATGCTGGCTCAATCCACCACAAAATGCAGAGGGTCTGGAGGTACGCTGGTACCGTGGGGATCACTTTGACTCCCCGATCATGTTTTACCGGGGGAGAAAGTTTGAGGATACATCCAAGGAAGCTTCGTATGTGGGCCGAGTCTCCTTTGACTTAAAGGATGCAGCGTCAGGTGGGCTGACAGCAGGCGATGTGAGtctgaagctgaaaaatgtgacaattgAGGATGCAGGAGATTACACTTGTTACATCAGCAGTGACCAGAGTTATGACAGGGCAAGTGTCCGTCTCATTGTGACAG AAATGGGAACCACACCTCTTCTGTCAGTAGTGTGGAAAGAAGATAACATGGCTAATGTGAGCTGTGAGTCTAAAGGCTGGTATCCAAAGCCGAGTCTGAGCTGGTTGGATAAAGAGCAGGTTCTTACCTCAAAAAGCCTGACGTACAGCAAAGACTCCTCTGGTTTGCTGTCAGTCCACAGCTGGCTTCTCATCTCTGGCTCCACGGAGGTTTCCTGCTCAGTGGTCGTCTCTAATGAAGAGGCGAAGGAGGCAAGGTTGCGCCTGGCAAAGTTACCTCAACCTG GGTCTGGATCCTCAGTTGGTGGATGGGTGGCCTTTGCTCTTCTCCTCACGGCCATGTTAGTGTTACTTGGAGTGCTGTATTTCAGAAAAAGAG GGAAGAAAGCTAAATCAGGAAGTGACCACTCTGAGG AAAATCGGAATCTTTTACCGAAAG AGATGGTCCAACCAACAAAGCTATCAGCAGCTAGGGAGTATTATG tTAATGTTACACTTGACAAGGTGGAAAACGCATATCTCATGATCAGGGATGATCGCAAAGTGAGAGACGTCTGTGTTGATTTTCCTGATGGACAGCAGGCAACCAATCTGACAGTCAAAGGAACACCTGGCTTCTCTTCTGGACAACACTACTGGGAGGTTTCTTTGGGGTCACCAAAACTAGGGCTCAAACAGTCCTGGTGGGTCGGAGTTACATGTGCAGCTGACATCTCAAAGATGTCAGATTTTCCTCCAACTACATCTAATGGTTTCTGGATCCTGTCCTCTTCCCCTGACATGGCAGATAGCTTTCAGTTTAGCACAGATCCACAAGTGTTACTTCCTGTTTATTCCAGACCGCAGACGGTTGGTGTGTATTTGAATTATGACAGCGGAGAGCTTTCCTTTTATAACGTGGAAAATGAGCATCTCATTGGCACTTTAAAAGCTACTTTCAGAGGTGAGGTTTTTCCAGTTTTCAATCCTGGTATAGGTGACAAAGCACCAATGGAGATATTACACAGGAAAGAACAGGGTCAGGCTAATAACATGGAGAACGCTGTAGATTCAACAGCATAA
- the LOC121961904 gene encoding uncharacterized protein LOC121961904, protein MAENVRSPFDYREPPTLDSDGDGSKPPPPRGRVCGRKRKGTPVKVCDRAYVTEDEEEESMSEHSYSPGDGQYPEGAEDRLPPPGSPYYLPDPTQLCVPELGEEGASGVRGPVLFHPPPNCRIREVHCGTQVRLVVIAIRDIAKGEEITVDYSLTDWGENAMEEEAGPHPLSLSVSDYLTPSWSLSPSSSPLTHSEPSDSDREEDEEEEDDDDDDDDEEEEIEEIRGRMLRRRKKRKMPAAVSSKKKSAPTSSRGPGRPCSSFSRPAPVAPPGRSQSQPPVSALTTPTTNINNNININIGSSSGTTVSRRQHCPYCGRHYRSLARHLEKHHANQPEVRTAMELAHMHSSSNGSASHPHPSSSSASATHSHSFAVPQPSASNPSPPSLFSRERESPATRSSTGAVSFSLSLSPPSSAQPAAAKKGPSLTVPSTKRAAPPMVARVKSPSPPPPSTPRRGRRMKREKHEEQQKVEVEKEELVPPPTPEPDIDPEEDLELSAEGEEDAPEEKNGEIVSTQRHHMSPLLSSLSCLVLYLRRQQHSSFLSLTRSPHSAEAWRLLCHSSLSLLILYNRHRECEVAKLTIQDYRNRITPLASSSNSSPPSGMEALLSPFERQVLCNLPRAGVLGKRGRIQPLILPPHCESCLDLLLQTSPNVGVDPESPYVFSRPYHSPATPLRGTDLLRNLARSSGAKNPSALTATRVRRQVAILTQLLLLEEGEGQGGATKRLEDFLEREYHVTQNCSSIIRDPALMGRVGRVVLYGEREGVLFRGMSLQHICLELDVMSGNSADSFSEDSEVEEEKEEVKEKAEVMVKKKGPGRPPRKKRAPIPTPVSPSIANVHKRRCIPPKSGKRGVLKRPWSEAERVAVETHLKRNLVELRVPAKADCERCLELCPLLVSNQRDWRAIKFYVHNRIQLLKKQGRRESAASVC, encoded by the exons ATGGCGGAGAATGTACGGTCGCCTTTTGACTACCGGGAGCCACCGACCCTCGACAGCGACGGGGATGGGAGCAAACCGCCGCCGCCACGGGG GCGAGTGTGTGGGAGAAAAAGGAAGGGGACACCTGTGAAGGTGTGTGACCGAGCGTATGTAAccgaagatgaggaggaggagagcatgTCAGAACACAGCTACAGCcctg GTGATGGCCAGTACCCCGAGGGTGCAGAGGACCGCCTCCCTCCACCTGGCAGTCCCTACTACCTGCCCGATCCCACCCAGCTCTG TGTGCCAGAGTTGGGGGAGGAGGGAGCGAGTGGAGTCCGGGGGCCGGTCCTCTTCCATCCGCCGCCCAATTGCCGGATTCGAGAAGTCCACTGTGGGACCCAGGTGCGGTTGGTTGTCATAGCAATCCGAGACATCGCCAAAGGGGAGGAGATCACAGTGGACTACAGCCTGACGGACTGGGGCGAGAACGCAATG GAGGAAGAGGCTGGTCCCCACccactttccctctctgtttctgatTACCTCACCCCCTCCTGGTCATTATCTCCCTCATCCTCCCCGCTCACTCACTCTGAGCCCAGCGACTCAGACCGTgaggaggacgaagaggaggaagatgacgatgatgacgacgacgatgaagaagaagaaattgaGGAGATAAGGGGACGAATGCTTCGCCGCCGCAAGAAGCGCAAGATGCCCGCGGCGGTCAGTTCGAAGAAGAAGAGTGCACCCACCTCCTCCAGAGGACCTGGGCGCCCCTGCTCATCCTTTTCCCGCCCGGCACCTGTCGCACCTCCTGGCAGATCCCAGTCCCAGCCCCCGGTCAGCGCCCTGACAACCCCGAccaccaacatcaacaacaatattaacattaacattggCAGCTCCAGCGGCACCACGGTGAGCCGGCGGCAGCACTGCCCGTACTGCGGCCGCCACTATCGCTCTCTGGCACGCCACCTGGAGAAGCATCACGCCAACCAACCAGAGGTCAGGACAGCCATGGAGctggcacacatgcacagctcTTCAAACGGCAGCGCCTCGCACCCTCACCCTTCGTCGTCCTCCGCCTCGGCAACTCACAGTCATTCCTTTGCTGTCCCTCAGCCATCGGCCTCCAACCCTTCTCCACCCTCGCTCTTCTCCAGGGAGAGGGAATCGCCAGCTACACGCTCCAGCACAGGCGCCGTCTcgttctccctctccctctccccacCCTCTTCAGCTCAGCCTGCAGCCGCCAAGAAGGGGCCTAGCTTAACGGTGCCCAGCACAAAACGCGCCGCGCCCCCGATGGTGGCACGGGTTAAGAGTCCGTCACCGCCTCCCCCATCTACGCCCAGAAGGGGTCGGAGGATGAAGAGAGAAAAGCATGAAGAGCAGCAAAAGGTGGAGGTGGAAAAAGAGGAGCTGGTTCCACCTCCTACACCGGAGCCCGACATTGATCCAGAAGAAGATCTGGAGCTGAGCGcagaaggagaagaagacgCACCAGAGGAGAAGAATGGAGAGATTGTAAG CACACAGAGGCATCACATGTCTCCACTGCTCTCTTCCCTCTCCTGTTTGGTCCTCTACCTCCGCCGCCAGCAGcactcctccttcctctctctaaCTCGTTCTCCTCACTCCGCCGAGGCCTGGCGCCTGCTCTGCCATTCCAGCCTCTCCCTGCTCATCCTCTACAACCGCCACCGGGAATGTGAGGTGGCCAAACTCACTATCCAGGACTATCGCAACCGTATCACCCCTCTGGCCAGCTCCAGCAACAGTTCCCCCCCCTCTGGCATGGAAGCCCTCCTGTCCCCTTTTGAGCGCCAGGTCCTCTGTAACCTTCCACGGGCTGGTGTTTTGGGCAAGCGTGGTCGCATCCAGCCGCTTATTCTCCCACCACACTGTGAGTCCTGCCTGGACCTGCTCCTTCAAACCAGCCCCAATGTGGGTGTGGACCCAGAGAGCCCATATGTGTTCTCACGGCCCTACCACTCTCCTGCCACACCGCTCCGGGGCACGGACCTTCTGAGAAACCTGGCACGATCCAGTGGTGCGAAAAACCCCAGTGCACTGACAGCGACGCGTGTGCGGCGGCAGGTAGCAATTCTTACTCAACTACTACTTTTAGAGGAGGGTGAGGGCCAGGGGGGAGCCACCAAACGGCTGGAGGACTTCCTGGAGCGAGAGTACCATGTGACCCAGAACTGCTCCTCTATCATACGGGACCCAGCACTGATGGGTCGTGTGGGTCGTGTTGTTCTTTATGGAGAGCGAGAGGGCGTGCTTTTCCGAGGGATGAGCCTGCAGCACATCTGCCTCGAGTTGGACG TCATGTCTGGTAACTCAGCCGACTCCTTCTCAGAGGATTCAGAGgtggaagaagaaaaggaagaagtTAAGGAGAAAGCTGAGGTGATGGTGAAGAAGAAAGGACCAGGGCGACCGCCAAGGAAGAAGAGAGCACCCATTCCAACTCCAGTCAGCCCATCAATAGCCAATGTTCATAAGAGAAGATGCATTCCACCCAAATCAG GGAAGCGTGGTGTGCTGAAGCGTCCCTGGTCAGAGGCAGAGCGTGTAGCAGTGGAGACTCACCTAAAGAGAAACCTGGTGGAGCTGCGAGTCCCTGCGAAGGCGGACTGTGAGCGCTGCCTCGaactctgccctctgctggtgaGCAACCAGCGAGACTGGAGGGCGATCAAGTTTTACGTCCACAACCGCATCCAGCTGCTGAAGAAGCAGGGGAGGAGGGAAAGCGCTGCCTCGGTCTGCTAG